The genomic region CAGCCAGTTGCCTATTGCCGTTGCATTTAGAAACGAGGCAATGGTTACATTCTTTGCTTCAACGCTGCCCGTAAGTGCTCTCGTTCCGTTGGAAGTCGTCAGTATTATTGTTTTCCCATCCACCACTTCCTTTGTGTATTCAAACGGAGAGTTGGCTAGGTGAAATCCCTCAATTTTAACTGCATTTCGCTCCCCACCTAAAAGGACACCAGTATTCATTATAGTGGCATAGCATTGTCTTGCATCCTCAACATGCTCCTTCGGAATTATTGCGATGGCTCCATTTTGCAAGGCTGTAACAATTACCGTTGTGGCCCGCAATACATCAATTACAGCAACATTTTTGCCCTTGATTATTTTGGGTTGAAGTTCTGCAGGTGAACCTACAATGTCTACTCTCATATTTTCTAATCAATGATTTTAAAGGTTCAAAGGTAGGTAAATTCCGGTTTTTGCCGATTTTGCGATTGAGTGCATTTTTTTTGCTGGAGAAGCAACAGCTGCATGCTCTATGGTT from Williamwhitmania sp. harbors:
- a CDS encoding 2-phosphosulfolactate phosphatase — protein: MRVDIVGSPAELQPKIIKGKNVAVIDVLRATTVIVTALQNGAIAIIPKEHVEDARQCYATIMNTGVLLGGERNAVKIEGFHLANSPFEYTKEVVDGKTIILTTSNGTRALTGSVEAKNVTIASFLNATAIGNWLGNEGEDVTIVCAGSAESYTLEDALCAGMIASILSERFAATLSDYAFTLMHLYKGFEGNLMSALENCHHAQLLIKKGFIADVSYCMQKDISGIIPKLSEGIIAIS